The Capra hircus breed San Clemente unplaced genomic scaffold, ASM170441v1, whole genome shotgun sequence genome segment aatccagaattgaaagagacacatgtaccccagtgttcatcacagcactgtttataatagccaggacatggaaacaacctagttgtccatcaacagataaatggatcagaaagctgtggaacatatacacaatggagtattactcggccattaaaaagaatctattgtctttctctttctgacttcctaaatattctttttaatgctagtgtAGATTCAAGTATTTACTCAACAACATTTGTTGCTACTGTATAAAATgtggttgacttttaaaatatttgtcttctcttctgcaagctttatattaatttttactacttgtgttttcttcaagattttctatatacaaaagtatgttatctccaatagactttgactttttcctttccattctgaagactttttttttttttttgttttttcttttttaaaaaaaaaaaacagaattttaaacaatAGAATTTTAACAAATTCTATTTTGTTACGTGAATGCTCTGGTTGTAGAACTGCCAGTATAATGTTGAGCCAAAGTGTGTAGTAGACTTCCTCGTGTTGTTCCcagtcttagagggaaagctttcagtttttcattattaagtatgatgttagctgtgggtcttttacaggtgccctttgattgggaaagttctcttctgttcttaattATGAAGTGTTCTTTTCACCCCGGTTATGAAGAGGTGCTAGATtcagggaaatgctttttcttcaggcatgtgttatttgttttattgttttaaaatggcataatgttgattaactttcatataatgaaccaactttgcatacctccataaatcccatgtgatcatggtatacaatcttttttatatgttgttggatattgtttggcagtattttgttgaggactctttcacctgtattcataagggatatcatgtgtgtgtgtgtgtgtgtgtgtgtgtgtgtgtgtgtgatgcctcTGTCTGATATTGGTATGGGAGAAATACTGGCATCACTTTACCTGCTATGTGGGGAGAGACCTGTGGAGTAAAGGATGAAGCATAGTTGGATTTCAGTTTAGCCAGgattagagggagaaatttaggatatatcagtgtggaattggggtgagattatcaagagagctcattctcaatttcctaggcctgtgttaagtgcttgacattgaattatgctgtttgttaagtaggtatagatagattatactttgactttgctacctattttctttgttaacatttatgaaattagaatttgtgaatcagttgtaatgtgcATTGAAGATACATTTTTTCCAATTTTACTCCAAAACAAGATGCCATTGAATAGCGGATGCCTTTTACAAAGAGCGTTAACCTTAAGTCTAAGAATTAAGCATGTTtgtctttaagatacagaaacacatttaaaagttacaaatttgcccaagaagatgcaactggtgtgtggttaacttagaattccaacttaatcttctttgactccaaagtccatgtttctaaaagctgtacaacagtgcttttgtaaaaaaactgtcctttacatgtgatttcacctaatgatcagtagtgtttttttttttttttttttttaatagaaaagatttacagtgaacatgggacaaagctatgattctagAGCCATGTAGACTTGTAGTCATAGGTTTTTCAGCTGTCATTGAGCCTCGTTGACACtcagtgtctttgtctgtaagataagggtgtttataactactgtagagttttggagataatcaaatagcccatttttgtgttcttaactaatatgtagtatgtttatccttaggtggcagtttgtataaaggaagcactgggacttgtggccgcaccctctaagaataaaaacgtattaaaaatatggaacgacCATGTATGTTAcgtgaagaagaacaagagccagaagtacggaaaagggagggagaaaccaaacaagtcggtgatgatgatgatgaactgatcttggttggagtggaagatgtaaatgaagatgctgacgtgatctttgttgggatgacctcagcttcaaaaccagtcgtttcaaacatactgaacagagataccccaggttcttgttcaaggagaaaaaggtatggTCACTTCAGGAAAGGTAACGCTCACATTACAGCCCGTTAGTCATGTGACTCCTACATCAGAAGCAAAgactgtcttgccagtttctgactctgaaCCAAGATCACCAGAGAGTCCTATTATTACTGAACCTCCGTCTcaagctgattataaaaatatttcaccacagATAGTGCCtaattgcttttcaaaggagttatgttcttctttgattaccttcacaagttcatgtcagcatccagtagaaagagcagtttctgcaggagatatgaataaaagtcctcatgtatcaaagcgactttccacttgtgaaacaaatagcagaaatcccagaaggcctaagctcagtgatggcattataggggaacattctttaggtttttccccttcaggtatttttcatacagtgcccactcagcaaagcacaccagaccgtgtccatacctcactaagccacgctcagaatggagaaccttgtccgacaccttttccaaaggacagtgttcattgcaagcctgtaagacctttaggggaaaatggactgacaaaaactgattttccaagtttagcaagtccagacaagattgttgatcccacagaaggaaatctgattgtgttacttcgtgacttctactatggagagcatataggagttgggcagccagaaccgaagacccacacagcgtttaaatgcctcagctgcttgaaagttctaaaaaatgtcaagtttatgaatcacatgaagcaccatttggaacttgagaggcagagaggtgacagctggaaaaaccacaccacctgccagcactgcctccgccagtttcctactcccttccagctgcagtgtcacattgaaagtgtccacactccccaggggccctccgcagtctgtcaaatctgtgagttgtcctttgagacagatcaggttctcttagagcacatgaaagacaatcataagcctggtgaaatgccctatgtatgccaggtttgcagttacagatcatcattttttgcagatgtggatgcacatttccgagcatgccatggtaacactaagaatttactttgcccgttttgtctcaaaatttttaaaactgcaacagcatacagacgtcatcatagagggcactgggaaaagagttttcaccagtgttccaaatgtcggctacagtttttaactttcaaagagaaaagggagcacaagacccagtgtcatcaaatgtttaagaagcctaagcagctagaaggattgtctcctgaaacaaaagttgttattcaggtatcactggaaccccttcaagcaggattggtggaaatagcatccattactgtgaacacatctgattttgaatcatcacCCCTGAAATCtaaagtaggaggtcaaaaaaaagaaaaaaaaagttaattctgctttcagtaagtctgaagcaagtgtttcagtcaaagttaaaaaccccattaaaaacaaaaagatcaaattatagcattattcagtaatatcaaatatagggaaagcgatggataatttatgtgattttgttttaaatacaggaagtacaattttgtttgatctgcatattgagatgttatttaaaaatctattatctgtttttcaaaaattgtcttaacatgtaaaaagaatgtgtgcatgtgtgtgtgagagagagagaatgagagaagtggagaaaggaaaagtaacaacctattttggtatttgatgttacttgtaagtttgaaagctctactatacatataatctgtagagtgttttagcaacgtaattttcaactgttttcatgccttgaagatctcagtatcagctatatagccagatttgaatgtcactctctgaagtgcctcttgggctgatctaagataacctggctctgaaagcatgcagtggagaagttgatggagaagctctgatgtgagtttggaccagacacgggatttaatcagtgaagagctgtggcttcttgtcccagctgaggaagaggcatacattcactccaggcatagagccaaggtagaaggaacactgtctcagagtgcttttacctagcccagggacatctcaaggaagccagccgttaaaatgcctgtgtttggtgagagaggcttgcaagcatcaagcaggccctgtgtatcattgactgcagttggagaagcagagatagttaatagaatgagacctggtgcctgtggacctcctgttgagtgatcaaaaggggaatttgattcattccatcccctttgccatttggctggcctgtagtcacaatgaggtaggcatatccctgtcagacacagtagcaaagcaagttaaaattcccaaaggaaaaagagccttgacgtgcactttgatttgtgctggacccatagttttaactgaaaaggatcaaacacagggaatctgttcagcttttgaattgggctaaattgagttctcttacccttaagctacaatggagttgtccaagaatagtaaatatagtgggtgaaaatagtccagggtgattaaaccctttttagaactcgtccttaccttttccagttacatgtgtcttaccctagttgaacacgtgaagatttcagttttgtatcttatcttgccttggacacaaatgtagtacagttaacagctaattctctgcgtgtgtaatttcccattgtatcaaactaattgagtttcagtctttcttgacacagtctgatgtgcaagaattgtctcatgtatttcagtaattgtcaggtcatagagttttccttcctctaatgTGCGATTATACTTGTGGTAACCTTTTTTCTTGCGGTCTCCAAGGGCTGTTTCACAGACCTGTGGGGTTCCCTCTTAAGTATTGGTTCCTGAACATCAGCACACTTGGCTGCCTCCGTAGGTTCTTGGAGTTGAATCTCCTGGAGTTGAAtgtcaccccttctccacttCTGGCACAGATACCTAGCAATCTCTGTGCACCATTCAAGGAAGCCCTATCTGTAGACctgtgccaggagaaatctctccgtttcctcttcctttctcctcctctttgtctctccccactctccccctcctcaatttatttaagtcctctaagctttcacaaaatgctggaaggtgctaatcaccaaggggatagcatccctctcagaactgaagaggaaggactacAGATGATTATGCTGTAGTGAATCTGTTGTctccattttaggtaatttcctgagtgtaaattcaaattcaaataaattgtgtttatttcctcaaagcttgattgatttatttgcactttgaatattttactaggcctttccagttagtttacttgggccaaagcactttgctgagtgtcagcttaaaccacttttagttgtataaagagtgtgtgtgtgttctggtctcaggtgaaaactctatgtataaataaataaccagactattgtattcttatctcctttcttcgTTTTCTATAGTAAAAAATACGAAATGTTAtcattatgtgtttttattgttgcttggTATTATCAACACTGTTAGTCGCTGTGAAGTATGCTCCTAAGGAGTACAAGCTGTGTTTATTGCCAGATAAAAAGGTTCCAGCAGTATGgtccctgactgcttcctcttttccattctctgtccttctactCTACTATTTTCCCCACTAATGTTCTCCTTTTGACAACACTGGCCTTGGTTTTCCTccatcaaattccatttcttccccgatccaaagactgcaagtgctgttcttctggaaatgctttttccgtaggcctgcatggcttgctacctcccttgtttgagcttcaccaatgctgttcaaataacacaatcaaatcttcaaccccctatctttcctcctcctccttaaaggcacttgaagtctctatcctcttccttctccagcctaaatttcctaaattttcacacacacacacacaaaaagaagagataatatcatcagggctttgcttcttagaattaacttgagtcagtttctgtgcctgcaaaaaaagatagttaatagtgagttgagttctttcaggagcttcctctgtttttctattgatccctctatattttgttcacacaatgacactttgttttctttacaaatatattgaatatctgtcaagattactattttgttactgccctttgtgaatttccttgtctgctttgcttgttctttcaggtaaaatttattgttttattaatgtgccaaaatattgtaagtaaaattagtatttgtagaaataattttttaaaaaattatttctgctgtctttttacaataacatggcatatttttattctttttaaataatcgtttaaggtaattattgataagtatgatcccgttaccatttactttattgttttgggttcgggtttatacacccttttcgtgtttcctgtctagagaatatcctttagaatttgttggagagctggtttggtggtgctgaattctctcagcttttgcttgtctgtaaagcttttggtgtctccttcgtatttgaatgagatccttgctgggtacagtaatctgggctgtaggttattgtctttcatcactttaagtatgtcttgccattccctcctggcctgaagagtttctattgaaagatcagctgttatcctaatgggaatccccttgtgtgttatttgttgtttttcccttgctgcttttaatatttgttctttgtgtttgatctttgttaatttgattaatatgtgtcttggggtgtttcgccttgggtttatcctatttggaactctctgtgtttcttggacttgggtgattatttccttccccattttagggaagttttcaactattatctcctcaaggattttctcatgatctttctttctgtcttcttcttcttctgggactcctataattcgaatgttggagcgtttcatattgtcctggaggtctctgagattgtcctcatttcttttaattcgtttttcttgtttcctctctgattcatttatttctaccattctatcttctatttcactaatcctatcttctgcctccattattctactaattgttgcctccagagtgtttctgatctcatttattgcattattcattatattttgactcttttttatttcttctaggtccttgttaaacctttcttgcatcttctcaatccttgtctctagcctatttatctgtgattccattttgatttcaagattttggatcattttcactatcaatattcggaattccttctccggtagattccctacttcttccacttttgtttggtttggtgggcaactctcctgttcctttacctgctgtgtattcctctgtctcttcatcttggttatattgctgcatttggggtggcctttttatattctgggaatttgtggagttctctttattatggagcttcctcactttgggtgggggttctgtcagtggcttgtcaaggtttcctggttagggaggcttgtgttggagttttggtgggtggagctgggtttcttctctctggagtgcaatggagtgacccgtaatgggttacgagacatcaaaggtttggggataattttgagctgcctgtatattgaagctcaggggagtgttcctgtgttgctggagaatttgtgtggtatgtcttgttttggaatttgttggcccttgggtggagcttggtttcggtgtaggtatgaaggcattagatgggctcctattgcttaatgttccctgaattcaagagttctctaatgttttcaggctttggatttaagcctcctgcttctggttttcagttttatttttacagtagcctctagacttctccatctatacagcaccgatgataaaacatctaggttaaagatgaaaagtttctccacattgagggacactcagagaggttcactgagttataaggagaagagaagatggagggggtagttagaggtaactggaatgagatgcggtgagatcaaaagagaagagagcaagctagccagtagtcacttccttatgtgcgctctatagtctggaccgctcagaggtatttacagagttatacggggaagaggagagggaggaagtagacagaggtgaccaggaggatcagagagaggagtgagtaggagagagacaaatcctgccagtaacctgttccttaggtgttctccaccgtcgggaacacacagagattcacagagttggatagaggagagatggggagaaaagagacagaggccacctggtgcagaaaaaggagagtccagaggaggagagagtggtcaagccagtaatctcgctctcaggtaaactgggatagtgaagtttgggtttttaaatgtacaaaattgaccacaaaaacctaagagcaaagattaaaaatctagagtagaggttggattttcaaagatacaatattagagagaagcagaaggaaaaaggaagaaagaaaaaaaaaaaagaaaaaaaattattaaaaaacaaacaatcaaaaaaaaaaaaaaaaagccatcaacaaccatccaaagactgtatatggtgtttgccttaaaaaaaaaaaaaaaaaaagtctttctttaaaaaacaaacaaaaaaatatagtaataataggttatagaaataaaaattagaggagaaatagaagacttaacaattaaataaaagttagaaaaaaaaagcaaaaaaaaaaaaaaaaggaatgattaatAATCATATTGTGTTGGCCAGTTCTAAACTTCTAAACAGTGATGTGTAAATGGGCTTTCTTGTTCTGAGTACCATCAAAAGCAATGAGTATCTGGCTTAATAATTTCCgtttctgtttttagatcttgaagagaattgttttattggatagtttacaacatttgttgagacatttgtttttctttcctttcctttcctttctttttcttgctttcttcccttgtctctcttcctctttctttccccaggtttttgcttgattggacctttcctgaaacaaaagtgattccactcagagttgaatattatcctctcataatcccatttcatttctcatttgtagtattggaattaacctccttgtccccttattagatttgccacagttgtatcaatgtttctgattttctttctccaagaagcagctcttgttttattatcccaacaagttttatttttgttgttttctatttttgtttcaattcatatatactttctacattctttaggattttttccttcataattttgtattttagaagctttctttactatttttttcctgtaaatatgcttgatttacaatgttgattttcagatgtatatcagagtgatttagttatgcagatatgtatctattcttttgtaatttcttttccattataggttattacatgatactcaggatttctttttttttttttttttcaatagatggTTTAGGTATTGACCTAtctttatttagcaattttgtctgaatcccaaatatttttatgtatacatgttttttaattaaaatttcattgtctacgatttttggcaagttgcttccaaagatttcactatttacaggctgaatgttttcatttatagtttactgaGAAGTTTTCCTGGGAACTCTGaggat includes the following:
- the LOC108635364 gene encoding LOW QUALITY PROTEIN: zinc finger protein 280B-like (The sequence of the model RefSeq protein was modified relative to this genomic sequence to represent the inferred CDS: inserted 2 bases in 1 codon) gives rise to the protein MERPCMLREEEQEPEVRKREGETKQVGDDDDELILVGVEDVNEDADVIFVGMTSASKPVVSNILNRDTPGSCSRRKRYGHFRKGNAHXLQPVSHVTPTSEAKTVLPVSDSEPRSPESPIITEPPSQADYKNISPQIVPNCFSKELCSSLITFTSSCQHPVERAVSAGDMNKSPHVSKRLSTCETNSRNPRRPKLSDGIIGEHSLGFSPSGIFHTVPTQQSTPDRVHTSLSHAQNGEPCPTPFPKDSVHCKPVRPLGENGLTKTDFPSLASPDKIVDPTEGNLIVLLRDFYYGEHIGVGQPEPKTHTAFKCLSCLKVLKNVKFMNHMKHHLELERQRGDSWKNHTTCQHCLRQFPTPFQLQCHIESVHTPQGPSAVCQICELSFETDQVLLEHMKDNHKPGEMPYVCQVCSYRSSFFADVDAHFRACHGNTKNLLCPFCLKIFKTATAYRRHHRGHWEKSFHQCSKCRLQFLTFKEKREHKTQCHQMFKKPKQLEGLSPETKVVIQVSLEPLQAGLVEIASITVNTSDFESSPLKSKAARRNQEALLAVWMEILLDNSIKYSLSSQLIRRSRCTTVIPLRTCLLSEITGSDSLASVLLLARDYVPFPKNFMFSLSNFYHLARSVAIAHTHKRTGRDFYAQMCANIRMYTVTSLRGNLSLCR